The Neurospora crassa OR74A linkage group I, whole genome shotgun sequence genome segment AACTCCTTTTCTCGTGCACCCGGCAACCGTGACTCGCGAAATTCTCGATTGACGTCAAACCTTTATCGCTCCCGAACCGCGCAATTGATCGAAATCCACACTTTTGCTCACTACTTACGACTTGCTCTCCTCGGACAACCTTCAGCCAATACAGCTTTCTTGCCCCGCTCTCCACCTCATTCTTCGCCGGCGCCCTTTCGCTCTCCGTCCCTCAGGTCATCATATCGCCCTCGTCCGCCGTCACATTTAGGTCGAGTTCCAGGTCCCGTTCACGTCTCGTCAAAATGACGGAGCCCATAGCACACACGCCCTCCCCTCAACCCGACCTTAATCGAAACCGACTTCCTACCCTGTTCGAGGTCCTCAGCAGGCGGACGCTTCCGCCCGTCGATCTGTTCTCTTTCTATATCTATATGAGAGACCAGCAGCGCTCTGTTGACTACCTCGATTTCTGGTTGGTTTTCCAACTCTCGGTGCTTTGTTGACAATGACAGCTCCTAACCAGAGACAGGCTCGATGTCGCCCAACACATGTCACTATGCCGTCACTATGTTCGCGAATTGCGGCGTTCCGTTCTTGTTGGTACGCCTGAGCCCGACCGAAGCTCCAAACGATCATCCGCCATCCTTGAGAGCATGGGAGATTTGAACCCTGTCGCAGGACCGTCAATGTGGGCGtcagagaaggagaaggatcaAGATGCGCAAATGTCTGCTTTTCTGCGCGAGGATCGATCGATCACGCAGGAGTCTCCGCAAAGCAGCACCGACCGCCGTGGTCGTCCGAGCAACCTGAGCAACCAGCGCGAACTCACTACCGACTCGAATTCCCCAGCGCATGCCGTAGCGCGCGACGATATTAGAGCCTCGGCCGAGAAGATTCTTTACACCTTTCTCCTTCCCGGCGCAGAACGCGAGATCACTCTTCCTGGTTCCATCACTTCGGATGTCACAACTGCTATCGAGGATTATGGACGCGATGACCCGGAAGTGTTTGATGTGGCTAAGGATTATGTGTTTCAGGCCATGGAGAGGGACGCGTTCCCCGGCTTCCTTAGGATGAAGGCCCTCGGAAACCTCATCCCCCCCACATTGATGCTGCGCCTCATGATTGGTCTTGTGGCTATGTTCGGTGGCTTCTGGACTGCCTTCACTTTGATTTTCCTGAACGAATCTCGCCAAACAAGGTGTTGGGTATGTCACCAGACCGGCCGCATCTCGTTGATATCTCGGTTATCTTACTAACAGTTTACCAGGTTATCCTGCCTTTCACCATTGGAGTTTACTGTCTTTGTTCATATCAGTACTCACTCGACCCCATTCTCGCACTTGTCGGACTCAGTGAATATACCCCTTTCAACTTCTCCCGAGTTCGGGAGCCATACGTCCGAAGACTCCTCGCTCAGAGATCTATGGTGGTTCTCGCCGTCACTGCTGTCGTAGACGCCGCGCTATGCGTCTTGTTCATTCTCGTACCGGGTAAACGACTATGATCTGGTACACACGAGATCACGCGGTAATGGGCGGTTTTCTTTTCGGCGTTTTGGTTtgcttaatttattaccaTAATACCCATGGGAGCTAGGACGGCACG includes the following:
- a CDS encoding RGS domain-containing protein, which translates into the protein MTEPIAHTPSPQPDLNRNRLPTLFEVLSRRTLPPVDLFSFYIYMRDQQRSVDYLDFWLDVAQHMSLCRHYVRELRRSVLVGTPEPDRSSKRSSAILESMGDLNPVAGPSMWASEKEKDQDAQMSAFLREDRSITQESPQSSTDRRGRPSNLSNQRELTTDSNSPAHAVARDDIRASAEKILYTFLLPGAEREITLPGSITSDVTTAIEDYGRDDPEVFDVAKDYVFQAMERDAFPGFLRMKALGNLIPPTLMLRLMIGLVAMFGGFWTAFTLIFLNESRQTRCWVILPFTIGVYCLCSYQYSLDPILALVGLSEYTPFNFSRVREPYVRRLLAQRSMVVLAVTAVVDAALCVLFILVPGKRL